A single Comamonas sp. NLF-1-9 DNA region contains:
- the acnB gene encoding bifunctional aconitate hydratase 2/2-methylisocitrate dehydratase, with translation MLQAYREHAAQRAALGIPPLALSAQQVAELIELIKNPPAGEAGFLLDLLVHRVPPGVDDASRVKASFLAAIALGEIEVGLISRERATELLGTMVGGYNVQPLVQLLDDPAVGKIAAQGLKHTLLMFDYFNDVAAKAKEGNALAAEVIQSWAEAEWFTSRPKVADKLTVTVFKVPGETNTDDLSPAPDATTRPDIPLHYLAMLKNARPDAAFQPEQDGVRGPIQFIEELKKKGHVVAYVGDVVGTGSSRKSATNSVIWATGEDIPYVPNKRFGGVCLGGKIAPIFFNTQEDSGALPIEVDVSKMEMGDVIDIYPYAGRIEKAGAKIADFALKNEVLLDEVQAGGRINLIIGRSLTARARDFLGLAPSTAFRLPQEPAPSTAGFTLAQKMVGRACGLPEGQGVRPGTYCEPKMTTVGSQDTTGPMTRDELKDLACLGFSADMVMQSFCHTAAYPKPVDVKTHHELPEFISTRGGVSLRPGDGIIHSWLNRLLLPDTVGTGGDSHTRFPIGISFPAGSGLVAFAAATGVMPLDMPESVLVRFSGEMQPGVTLRDLVHAIPLFAIKQGLLTVAKAGKKNIFSGRILEIEGLPHLKCEQAFELSDASAERSAAGCTIKLDKEPIIEYLKSNVVLMKNMIADGYQDAKALHRRIEKVQAWLANPQLLEADKDAEYAAVIDIDLNQIKEPIVCCPNDPDDAKFLSEVAGTKIDEAFIGSCMTNIGHFRAAARLLGGERDIPSKLWVAPPTKMDEKELVGEGHYAAFGTAGARTEMPGCSLCMGNQAQVRKGATVISTSTRNFPNRLGRDTNVFLGSAELTAIASRMGKLPTPEEYLEAIKVVDADKANIYRYMNFNEIEEYNKVAETVQS, from the coding sequence ATGTTGCAAGCCTACCGTGAACACGCCGCCCAGCGCGCGGCGCTCGGCATACCGCCGCTGGCGCTGTCCGCCCAGCAGGTGGCCGAACTCATCGAGCTCATCAAGAACCCGCCGGCGGGCGAGGCCGGATTTCTGCTGGACCTGCTGGTGCACCGCGTGCCGCCCGGCGTGGACGACGCAAGCCGGGTCAAGGCATCCTTTCTCGCGGCGATTGCGCTCGGCGAGATCGAGGTCGGGCTGATCTCGCGCGAGCGCGCCACCGAGCTGCTGGGCACCATGGTGGGCGGCTACAACGTGCAGCCCCTGGTCCAACTGCTGGACGACCCTGCGGTCGGCAAGATTGCCGCCCAGGGCCTGAAGCACACGCTCCTGATGTTCGACTACTTCAACGACGTAGCGGCCAAGGCCAAGGAGGGCAATGCCTTGGCTGCCGAGGTGATCCAGAGCTGGGCCGAGGCCGAATGGTTCACCAGCCGCCCCAAGGTGGCCGACAAGCTCACCGTCACCGTCTTCAAGGTACCGGGCGAGACCAACACCGATGATCTTTCCCCAGCGCCCGACGCCACCACGCGCCCGGACATCCCGCTGCACTACCTGGCCATGCTCAAGAACGCGCGCCCCGACGCCGCCTTCCAGCCCGAGCAGGACGGCGTGCGCGGCCCCATCCAGTTCATCGAGGAGCTGAAGAAGAAGGGCCACGTCGTCGCCTACGTGGGCGACGTGGTGGGCACGGGGTCGAGTCGCAAATCGGCCACCAATTCGGTCATCTGGGCCACGGGCGAGGACATTCCCTACGTGCCCAACAAGCGCTTTGGCGGCGTGTGCCTGGGCGGCAAGATCGCCCCCATCTTCTTCAACACCCAGGAAGACTCGGGCGCGCTGCCGATCGAGGTCGATGTCTCGAAGATGGAGATGGGCGACGTGATCGACATCTACCCCTACGCGGGCCGGATCGAGAAGGCGGGCGCAAAGATCGCCGACTTCGCGCTCAAGAACGAAGTGCTGCTCGACGAGGTGCAGGCCGGCGGGCGCATCAACCTGATCATCGGCCGCTCGCTCACCGCCCGCGCGCGCGACTTTCTGGGCCTGGCGCCGTCCACCGCGTTTCGCCTGCCCCAGGAGCCGGCGCCGTCGACGGCCGGCTTCACGCTGGCGCAGAAGATGGTCGGTCGCGCCTGCGGCCTGCCCGAAGGTCAGGGCGTGCGCCCCGGCACCTATTGCGAGCCCAAGATGACCACCGTCGGCAGCCAGGACACCACCGGCCCGATGACGCGCGACGAACTCAAGGACCTGGCTTGCCTGGGCTTTTCCGCCGACATGGTGATGCAGAGCTTCTGCCACACCGCCGCCTACCCCAAGCCGGTGGACGTCAAGACGCACCACGAGCTGCCCGAGTTCATCAGCACGCGCGGCGGTGTCTCGCTGCGCCCGGGCGACGGCATCATCCACTCCTGGCTCAACCGCCTGCTGCTGCCCGATACCGTGGGCACGGGCGGTGATTCGCACACGCGCTTTCCGATCGGCATCAGCTTCCCGGCGGGCTCTGGGCTGGTGGCCTTTGCCGCCGCCACGGGTGTGATGCCGCTGGACATGCCCGAGTCGGTGCTGGTGCGCTTCTCCGGTGAGATGCAGCCCGGCGTGACCCTGCGCGACCTGGTGCACGCGATTCCGCTGTTCGCCATCAAGCAGGGCCTGCTCACCGTTGCCAAGGCGGGCAAGAAGAACATCTTCTCGGGGCGCATTCTGGAGATCGAAGGGCTGCCCCACCTCAAGTGCGAGCAGGCCTTCGAGCTGTCTGACGCCTCGGCCGAGCGCAGCGCGGCCGGTTGCACCATCAAGCTGGACAAGGAGCCGATCATCGAGTACCTCAAGTCCAACGTGGTCTTGATGAAGAACATGATCGCCGACGGCTACCAGGACGCCAAGGCGCTGCACCGGCGCATCGAGAAGGTGCAGGCCTGGCTCGCCAATCCGCAACTGCTCGAAGCCGACAAGGACGCCGAATACGCAGCGGTGATCGACATCGACCTGAACCAGATCAAGGAGCCCATCGTCTGCTGCCCGAACGATCCGGACGACGCCAAATTCCTCTCCGAGGTGGCCGGCACCAAGATCGACGAGGCCTTCATCGGCTCGTGCATGACCAACATCGGGCACTTCCGCGCGGCGGCCAGGCTCTTGGGCGGCGAGCGTGACATTCCGTCCAAGCTCTGGGTCGCGCCGCCGACCAAGATGGACGAGAAGGAACTGGTCGGCGAGGGCCATTACGCGGCCTTTGGCACCGCCGGCGCGCGCACCGAGATGCCGGGCTGCAGCCTGTGCATGGGCAACCAGGCACAGGTGCGCAAGGGCGCTACGGTGATATCGACCTCGACGCGCAACTTCCCCAACCGCCTGGGGCGCGACACCAACGTCTTCCTGGGCTCGGCCGAGCTGACCGCAATCGCCTCGCGCATGGGCAAGCTGCCCACGCCCGAGGAATACCTGGAGGCGATCAAGGTGGTGGACGCCGACAAGGCCAACATCTACCGCTACATGAACTTCAACGAGATCGAGGAATACAACAAGGTGGCCGAAACCGTGCAGAGCTGA
- the ybgC gene encoding tol-pal system-associated acyl-CoA thioesterase yields MTFSWPVRVYWEDTDAGGIVFYANYLKFFERARTEWLRALGHGQQQLKTTLGAMFVVTDARLRYLRPARLDNELLITAALAEHSRASITVQQQALLAPGSAGAPPTVLVEASIRIGWVDAQTLRPQRIPPTLLQQLHP; encoded by the coding sequence ATGACCTTCAGCTGGCCCGTGCGGGTGTACTGGGAGGACACCGATGCCGGCGGCATCGTGTTCTACGCCAACTATCTGAAATTCTTCGAGCGTGCGCGCACCGAATGGCTGCGCGCGCTCGGTCACGGCCAGCAGCAACTCAAGACCACGCTGGGCGCGATGTTCGTGGTCACCGATGCGCGGCTGCGCTACCTGCGCCCCGCGCGCCTGGACAATGAACTCCTGATCACCGCCGCACTGGCTGAACACAGCCGCGCCAGCATCACGGTGCAACAGCAGGCGCTGCTCGCGCCAGGCAGCGCCGGCGCGCCGCCCACGGTGCTGGTCGAAGCCAGCATACGCATAGGCTGGGTCGACGCGCAGACGCTGCGCCCGCAACGCATTCCCCCGACACTACTCCAACAACTTCATCCATGA
- the tam gene encoding trans-aconitate 2-methyltransferase encodes MPDWNPALYLHFAPQRTRPAAELLARVPLVSVREVVDLGCGPGTSTALLAQRYAGARVLGLDSSAAMIERARALVPQAVFRHQDLRAWLEAMEQGAGSEPAPELIFANATLQWVPEHEGLLPRLFARLAPGGVLAVQMPDNLHEPAHRLMQELAQQPRFAPHLAAAGALRTPLLAPDAYYDLLAAPSAQAVEVDIWRSTYLHAMESPDAIVHWFLATGLKPYVEALPAALQGDFVDAYRARIADAYPARVDGCRLLAFPRLFILARRRP; translated from the coding sequence ATGCCCGACTGGAACCCGGCGCTCTACCTGCACTTTGCGCCGCAGCGCACGCGCCCCGCGGCCGAGCTGCTGGCGCGCGTGCCCCTGGTTTCGGTGCGCGAGGTGGTCGACCTGGGCTGCGGCCCGGGCACTTCCACCGCCTTGCTGGCGCAGCGCTACGCCGGTGCGCGCGTGCTCGGGCTCGACAGCTCTGCCGCCATGATCGAGCGCGCCCGCGCCCTGGTGCCGCAGGCCGTCTTTCGGCACCAGGACCTGCGCGCCTGGCTGGAGGCGATGGAGCAGGGCGCAGGCAGCGAGCCCGCGCCCGAGCTGATCTTTGCCAACGCGACGCTGCAATGGGTGCCGGAGCACGAAGGCCTGCTGCCCCGGCTGTTCGCCCGTCTCGCCCCGGGCGGCGTGCTGGCCGTGCAGATGCCCGACAACCTGCATGAACCGGCGCACCGGTTGATGCAAGAACTCGCACAGCAGCCCCGTTTTGCGCCGCACCTGGCGGCTGCGGGGGCGCTGCGCACACCGCTGCTCGCGCCCGATGCCTACTACGACCTGCTGGCCGCGCCGTCTGCGCAGGCGGTGGAGGTGGACATCTGGCGCAGCACCTACCTGCATGCGATGGAGTCGCCCGACGCCATCGTGCACTGGTTTCTGGCCACGGGGCTCAAGCCTTATGTCGAGGCCTTGCCGGCGGCGCTGCAGGGCGACTTTGTCGACGCCTACCGGGCGCGCATTGCCGACGCCTACCCCGCGCGCGTCGACGGCTGCCGTCTGCTGGCATTTCCGCGTTTGTTCATTCTTGCCAGGCGCAGACCATGA
- a CDS encoding isoprenylcysteine carboxylmethyltransferase family protein translates to MTAPRTSPASWLDCKLPPVLVAALAGGLSWGVVQLTPMWTRLARSPWPLVLVLLALAGFFGLGAVAGFRRARTSVNPHAPARASQLVVAGPYRFTRNPMYLALALALLAWCAWLANPASLLGPLFFVAYITRWQIIPEERVMADKFGDGYRAYCTRVRRWF, encoded by the coding sequence ATGACTGCGCCGCGCACTTCGCCGGCCAGCTGGCTGGACTGCAAGCTGCCGCCTGTGCTGGTGGCGGCGCTGGCGGGCGGTCTGTCCTGGGGCGTGGTGCAGCTCACGCCGATGTGGACGCGCCTGGCGCGCTCGCCCTGGCCGCTGGTGCTGGTTTTGCTGGCTCTTGCAGGGTTCTTCGGGCTGGGCGCGGTGGCGGGGTTCCGGCGCGCGCGCACCAGCGTGAATCCTCATGCGCCCGCGCGGGCCAGCCAGCTCGTCGTCGCCGGGCCGTACCGCTTCACGCGCAACCCCATGTATCTGGCACTGGCCCTGGCCTTGCTTGCCTGGTGCGCCTGGCTCGCCAACCCCGCTTCGCTGCTCGGGCCGCTGTTCTTCGTGGCCTACATCACGCGCTGGCAGATCATCCCCGAAGAGCGCGTGATGGCGGACAAGTTCGGCGATGGCTACCGCGCCTATTGCACCCGGGTGCGGCGCTGGTTCTGA
- the ribH gene encoding 6,7-dimethyl-8-ribityllumazine synthase, translated as MHNADKGSAAQLDGKDLHVGIVQARFNANITNAMASACLQALQDLGVRPEDITHVQVPGALEIPVALQAMAEQGEHDALIAIGCVIRGETYHFELVSNDSSAGVGRVALDYQLPIANAILTTENLEQAITRQSEKGRDAAYVAVEMANLLEALS; from the coding sequence ATGCACAACGCAGACAAGGGCAGCGCGGCGCAGCTCGACGGCAAGGACTTGCACGTCGGCATCGTGCAGGCGCGCTTCAACGCCAACATCACCAACGCCATGGCCAGCGCCTGCCTGCAGGCGCTGCAAGACCTGGGTGTGCGCCCGGAAGACATCACCCACGTGCAGGTGCCGGGTGCGCTGGAAATTCCCGTGGCCCTGCAAGCCATGGCCGAACAGGGCGAGCACGACGCGCTGATCGCCATCGGCTGCGTGATCCGCGGCGAGACCTACCATTTCGAGCTGGTCTCCAACGATTCGAGCGCCGGCGTGGGCCGCGTCGCGCTCGACTACCAGTTGCCGATCGCCAATGCCATCCTGACTACCGAAAACCTCGAACAGGCGATCACGCGCCAGAGCGAAAAGGGACGCGACGCGGCTTACGTGGCCGTGGAGATGGCCAATCTGCTGGAGGCGCTTTCGTGA
- the tolQ gene encoding protein TolQ, giving the protein MNSPQDLNILALVLNASWVVQLVMLLLLVVSVASWAAIFRKIYGLKKINALNDDFERDFWSGARLNDLYAAAVKNAAGCGPMERIFASGMREFHKLRERHIQDAGTLLDGARRAMRASLQREMDVIESNLSFLGSVASVSPYVGLFGTVWGIMHAFTGFAGMEQVTLATVAPGIAEALVATALGLFAAIPAVIAYNRFARDIDRVAIQQETFIEEFSNILQRNLGGQPPAAAPH; this is encoded by the coding sequence ATGAATTCGCCACAGGATTTGAACATTCTGGCCCTGGTGCTCAACGCCAGCTGGGTGGTGCAGCTCGTCATGCTGCTGCTGCTCGTTGTCTCGGTCGCGAGCTGGGCCGCGATCTTTCGCAAGATTTACGGACTCAAGAAAATCAACGCGCTCAATGACGACTTCGAGCGCGACTTCTGGTCGGGCGCGCGGCTGAACGACTTGTACGCGGCGGCGGTGAAGAACGCCGCCGGCTGCGGCCCCATGGAGCGCATCTTCGCCAGCGGCATGCGCGAATTCCACAAGCTGCGCGAGCGCCACATCCAGGACGCGGGCACGCTGCTGGACGGCGCGCGCCGCGCCATGCGCGCCAGCCTGCAGCGCGAGATGGACGTGATCGAATCCAACCTGTCCTTTCTCGGCTCGGTCGCCTCGGTCAGCCCCTATGTGGGGCTGTTTGGCACCGTCTGGGGCATCATGCATGCCTTCACCGGTTTTGCCGGCATGGAGCAGGTGACGCTCGCGACGGTGGCCCCCGGCATTGCCGAGGCGCTGGTGGCCACGGCGCTGGGCCTGTTCGCCGCCATCCCGGCGGTGATCGCCTACAACCGCTTTGCGCGCGACATCGACCGCGTGGCCATCCAGCAGGAGACCTTCATCGAGGAGTTCTCCAACATCTTGCAGCGCAACCTCGGCGGCCAGCCGCCGGCGGCTGCGCCGCACTGA
- the nusB gene encoding transcription antitermination factor NusB: protein MSATPRSAYTARRSSQLSGRSRAREFALQGLYQHLVGGNPPGDIDLYTRDLSGFHKADSAHYDALLHGCIASAAELDACLEPHLDRSWAEISPIEHAVLWMGAYEFKHCPDIPWRVVLNECIELSKSFGGTDGYKYVNGVLNHLAPELRSAEVAADPGGKPRN from the coding sequence GTGAGTGCAACGCCCCGCTCCGCCTATACCGCGCGCCGAAGTAGCCAGCTCTCGGGCCGCTCGCGCGCGCGCGAATTCGCGCTGCAAGGCCTGTACCAGCATCTGGTAGGCGGCAACCCGCCCGGCGACATCGACTTGTACACGCGCGACCTCTCGGGCTTTCACAAGGCCGACAGCGCCCACTACGACGCGCTGCTGCACGGCTGCATCGCCAGCGCGGCCGAGCTCGACGCCTGCCTGGAGCCCCATCTGGACCGCAGCTGGGCCGAGATCTCGCCGATCGAGCACGCCGTGCTCTGGATGGGCGCCTACGAGTTCAAGCACTGCCCCGACATCCCCTGGCGCGTGGTGCTCAACGAGTGCATCGAGCTGTCCAAGTCCTTCGGCGGCACCGACGGCTACAAATACGTCAACGGCGTGCTCAACCATCTCGCGCCCGAGCTGCGCAGCGCCGAAGTCGCTGCCGACCCGGGCGGCAAACCGCGCAATTGA
- a CDS encoding pyridoxal phosphate-dependent aminotransferase encodes MQFAARTERIDPFYVMEMAKTAQTMARAAAQGREPMIFLNVGEPDFTAAPAVAEAAARAIRDGRTQYTNSLGLDSLREALSGWYAQRFGVQVPARRIVVTAGASAALHLACLALINAGDEILMSDPGYPCNRHFVSAAEGVPVLIPTNAQERYQLSSAKVQAAWGAKTRGVLLASPSNPTGTSIAPGELRAIHDVVRARGGITLIDEIYLGLSHDEAFGQSALALGEDIISINSFSKYFNMTGWRLGWMVVPDTMVAVVERLAQNLFICASSIAQHAALACFEPESIALYEQRRAEFKARRDYFIPALNQLGLKVPVMPDGAFYAWADCSSAAQKLGVQGSWDFALELMRRTHLAATPGRDFGHAETAHFIRFSTANSMAQLHEAVARLRRELA; translated from the coding sequence ATGCAATTTGCCGCCCGCACCGAGCGGATTGACCCGTTTTACGTGATGGAGATGGCCAAGACCGCCCAGACCATGGCGCGCGCGGCCGCCCAGGGGCGCGAGCCCATGATCTTCCTGAACGTGGGCGAGCCCGATTTCACCGCGGCGCCCGCGGTCGCAGAGGCGGCCGCGCGCGCCATCCGGGACGGCCGCACGCAGTACACCAACTCGCTCGGCCTGGACAGCCTGCGCGAAGCGCTCAGCGGCTGGTATGCGCAGCGCTTTGGCGTCCAGGTGCCGGCGCGGCGCATCGTGGTCACCGCGGGCGCCTCCGCCGCATTGCACCTGGCGTGCCTGGCGCTGATCAACGCGGGCGACGAAATCCTCATGTCCGACCCCGGCTACCCCTGCAACCGGCACTTCGTGAGCGCGGCCGAGGGCGTGCCGGTGCTGATCCCGACCAACGCCCAAGAGCGCTACCAGCTCAGCAGCGCCAAGGTGCAGGCGGCCTGGGGCGCGAAGACGCGCGGCGTTTTGCTCGCCTCGCCCTCCAACCCCACGGGCACCTCGATCGCGCCCGGCGAGCTGCGCGCCATCCACGACGTGGTGCGCGCGCGCGGCGGCATCACGCTGATCGACGAGATCTACCTCGGCCTGTCGCACGACGAGGCCTTTGGCCAGAGCGCGCTGGCGCTGGGCGAGGACATCATCAGCATCAACAGCTTCAGCAAGTACTTCAACATGACCGGCTGGCGCCTGGGCTGGATGGTGGTGCCGGACACGATGGTGGCGGTGGTCGAGCGCCTGGCGCAAAACCTCTTCATCTGCGCGTCCAGCATCGCCCAGCATGCGGCGCTCGCCTGCTTCGAGCCCGAGAGCATCGCGCTGTACGAGCAGCGCCGCGCCGAATTCAAGGCCAGGCGCGACTACTTCATCCCGGCGCTGAACCAGCTCGGCCTGAAGGTTCCGGTGATGCCCGACGGCGCCTTCTACGCCTGGGCCGACTGCAGCAGCGCCGCGCAAAAGCTCGGTGTCCAGGGCAGCTGGGACTTCGCCCTGGAGCTGATGCGCCGCACACATCTGGCGGCCACGCCGGGGCGTGATTTCGGCCATGCCGAGACCGCGCACTTCATCCGCTTTTCCACCGCCAACAGCATGGCGCAACTGCACGAAGCGGTGGCGCGCCTGCGCCGGGAGCTGGCCTGA
- a CDS encoding CoA ester lyase has protein sequence MTRQPAATHPARVLLGPQGGAAVLPVCDHYSGVEARMRKSLQLQAEMTREFGTCVFDVTLDCEDGAPVGGEAEHARLVAALARESEAGARVAVRVHPVDHPAFAQDMDTILGEAADRLCHVMLPKVESVDDILVAEKALQRNAGGRLQLHVLIESPAAVQRAFDIAAHPRVQSLSFGLMDFVSAHGGAIPASAMGSAGQFSHPLVLRAKLEIASACHAHGKVPSHCVVTEFKDTAAMQAAARRASQELGYTRMWSIHPAQIRPILAAMAPADAEVADAARILLAAQAAEWAPISDAGTLHDRASYRYFWQLLERAHATGMALPPTVAHWFS, from the coding sequence ATGACCCGGCAGCCCGCCGCCACCCATCCCGCCCGGGTTCTGCTCGGCCCGCAGGGCGGCGCCGCGGTCTTGCCGGTGTGCGACCACTACAGCGGCGTCGAAGCGCGCATGCGCAAGAGCCTGCAACTGCAGGCCGAGATGACGCGCGAATTCGGCACCTGCGTGTTCGACGTCACCCTGGATTGCGAGGATGGCGCGCCCGTGGGCGGCGAGGCCGAGCATGCGCGCCTGGTAGCGGCGCTCGCGCGCGAGAGCGAAGCGGGCGCGCGCGTGGCGGTGCGCGTGCACCCGGTCGATCACCCCGCGTTTGCGCAGGACATGGACACCATTCTGGGCGAGGCGGCCGACCGCCTGTGCCACGTCATGCTGCCCAAGGTGGAAAGCGTGGACGATATTCTTGTGGCCGAAAAAGCCCTGCAACGCAATGCAGGCGGGCGTTTGCAGCTACATGTTTTGATAGAGTCGCCAGCGGCGGTGCAGCGCGCATTCGACATCGCCGCGCACCCGCGGGTGCAGAGCCTGTCTTTCGGGCTGATGGATTTCGTCTCGGCGCATGGCGGTGCGATACCGGCCTCTGCCATGGGTTCGGCGGGCCAGTTCAGCCACCCGCTGGTGCTGCGCGCCAAGCTCGAAATCGCCAGCGCCTGCCACGCCCATGGCAAGGTGCCGTCGCACTGCGTCGTGACCGAGTTCAAGGACACGGCCGCCATGCAGGCCGCGGCCCGGCGCGCCAGCCAGGAGCTGGGCTATACGCGCATGTGGAGCATCCACCCGGCGCAGATCCGTCCCATTCTCGCGGCGATGGCGCCGGCCGACGCCGAAGTTGCAGATGCCGCGCGCATCCTGCTCGCGGCCCAGGCTGCCGAGTGGGCGCCGATCAGCGACGCCGGCACCCTGCACGACCGCGCGAGTTACCGCTACTTCTGGCAGTTGCTTGAACGTGCCCATGCCACCGGCATGGCCTTGCCGCCCACGGTGGCGCACTGGTTTTCCTGA
- a CDS encoding ExbD/TolR family protein has translation MPVMASRGHGRRRSMNEINMVPFIDVMLVLLIIFMVTAPMLTPGAINVPSVGKGSTPPKQRADVIVQKDGSLLFKADGNERSVALQNLGTVASNWLKDQAEDTPVLISADKSVAYDEVVQAMAALQRAGVKRVALAVKTGK, from the coding sequence ATGCCCGTCATGGCCAGTCGCGGCCACGGCCGCCGCCGCTCGATGAACGAGATCAACATGGTGCCCTTCATCGACGTGATGCTGGTGCTGCTCATCATCTTCATGGTGACCGCGCCCATGCTCACGCCCGGCGCGATCAACGTGCCCTCGGTGGGCAAGGGCAGCACGCCGCCCAAGCAGCGCGCCGACGTGATCGTGCAAAAGGACGGCAGCCTGCTGTTCAAGGCCGACGGCAACGAGCGCAGCGTGGCGCTGCAAAACCTGGGCACGGTGGCCAGCAACTGGCTCAAGGACCAAGCCGAGGACACCCCGGTGCTGATCAGTGCCGACAAGAGCGTTGCCTACGACGAAGTGGTGCAGGCCATGGCCGCGCTGCAGCGCGCCGGCGTCAAGCGCGTGGCCCTGGCGGTCAAGACCGGCAAGTGA
- the tolA gene encoding cell envelope integrity protein TolA yields the protein MTGPSEHDLFAPTVPGGRKRAIALAVLAHIALIAALTWGVNWKSSADQPAVEAELWSAVPQQAAPRPTAPPPAPPPAPEPKPEPAPEPAPAPAPPPPKVQEAPQPSEADIALEREKKRQEEEKQRQARLEQEKRAQEEKAHQEAQERQRQEKLAAQKAKAEKEKAEKEKAEKEKLAREKAEREKAEKEKAEKEKQRKLAEEKRKAEAEAKRAEALRQEQLKRIAGLAGASGSPAATGSALQSSGPSGSYAGKVAAKVRPNIVYPDSISGNPRAEVEVRAAPDGTIVGTRITKSSGNPAWDDAVLRALSKTETLPRDVDGRVPSALIIGFRPKD from the coding sequence GTGACAGGCCCGAGCGAGCACGACCTCTTCGCCCCTACGGTGCCGGGCGGACGCAAGCGCGCGATTGCGTTGGCGGTGCTCGCGCACATCGCGCTGATCGCGGCGCTGACCTGGGGCGTGAACTGGAAGAGCAGCGCCGATCAGCCCGCGGTGGAGGCCGAGCTCTGGTCCGCCGTGCCCCAGCAGGCTGCGCCCCGACCGACTGCACCGCCGCCAGCGCCGCCCCCCGCGCCCGAACCCAAGCCTGAGCCCGCGCCCGAACCCGCTCCGGCCCCAGCTCCGCCGCCGCCCAAGGTGCAAGAAGCGCCGCAGCCGAGCGAGGCCGACATCGCGCTGGAACGCGAAAAGAAACGCCAGGAAGAAGAAAAGCAGCGCCAGGCCCGGCTGGAGCAGGAAAAGCGCGCCCAGGAAGAAAAGGCCCATCAGGAAGCCCAGGAGCGCCAGCGCCAGGAAAAGCTGGCCGCGCAGAAGGCCAAGGCGGAAAAAGAGAAGGCGGAAAAGGAAAAGGCCGAGAAGGAAAAGCTGGCCCGCGAAAAAGCCGAAAGAGAGAAGGCCGAGAAAGAAAAAGCCGAGAAGGAAAAGCAGCGCAAGCTGGCGGAAGAAAAACGCAAGGCCGAAGCCGAGGCCAAGCGCGCCGAGGCGCTGCGCCAGGAGCAGCTCAAGCGCATCGCGGGCCTGGCAGGCGCCAGCGGCAGCCCGGCGGCCACCGGCAGCGCCTTGCAGAGCAGCGGGCCCTCGGGCTCCTACGCCGGCAAGGTCGCCGCCAAGGTCAGGCCCAATATCGTCTACCCCGACTCCATTTCCGGCAACCCGCGCGCCGAAGTCGAAGTGCGTGCCGCACCCGACGGCACCATCGTCGGCACGCGCATCACCAAGTCGAGTGGCAACCCCGCCTGGGACGACGCGGTGCTGCGCGCGCTCTCCAAGACCGAGACCCTGCCACGCGACGTGGACGGGCGCGTGCCGTCGGCGCTGATCATCGGCTTTCGTCCCAAGGACTGA